One genomic segment of [Phormidium] sp. ETS-05 includes these proteins:
- the serS gene encoding serine--tRNA ligase, with the protein MLDIKLIRENPQGVQELLNRRAPLTEKGGYDLQPILDLDRQQRELEQVRSHLQARSNEIGAIIGQKIKGGTKPDAPEILALKEEGNEIKAQLGELEPGEKELIARREDLLLALPNLPAGDTPIGKNETENVERRRWGDEYLPPNSDKILPHWEIGEKLGIINVEKAVKVAQARFVALMGAGAALERALISFMLDRQIAAGYVEVMPPVLINSTSLRGTGQLPKFAEESFKCGEDDLWLAPTAEVPVTNLYRDEILAAEDLPIYHCAYTPCFRREAGSYGKDTRGLIRLHQFNKVELVKFVAPETSAAEHEALVANAEAILQALQLPYRVLELCTGDLGFGAQKCYDLEVWLPSSGKYREISSCSNFGDFQARRANIRFKEKGKKGTQFVHTLNGSGLAVGRTMAAILENYQQPDGTVRVPEVLQPYLGRSVL; encoded by the coding sequence GTGCTAGACATCAAACTAATCCGAGAAAATCCGCAAGGGGTGCAAGAGCTACTGAACCGACGTGCCCCTTTAACAGAGAAGGGGGGTTACGATTTACAGCCAATTTTGGATCTGGACCGGCAACAGCGGGAACTGGAACAAGTACGATCGCACCTCCAAGCTCGCAGCAATGAAATTGGGGCGATAATTGGCCAAAAAATCAAGGGGGGCACCAAACCCGACGCCCCGGAAATCTTGGCCCTGAAAGAAGAAGGCAACGAAATTAAAGCTCAGCTCGGGGAGCTGGAACCGGGGGAAAAAGAATTGATTGCCCGCCGGGAAGACCTGCTGCTGGCTTTACCGAATTTGCCTGCTGGGGATACCCCGATCGGCAAAAACGAAACGGAAAATGTGGAAAGACGCCGGTGGGGTGATGAATATTTGCCCCCTAACTCCGATAAAATCCTGCCTCACTGGGAAATCGGGGAAAAATTGGGCATTATCAATGTGGAAAAAGCCGTGAAAGTGGCTCAGGCGCGGTTTGTGGCCCTGATGGGAGCCGGGGCGGCTTTAGAGCGAGCCTTGATTTCGTTTATGCTCGATCGGCAAATAGCCGCCGGATATGTGGAAGTGATGCCCCCAGTGCTAATCAACAGTACCTCTTTGCGGGGTACGGGGCAGTTACCGAAATTCGCCGAAGAGAGTTTTAAATGTGGCGAGGATGACTTGTGGCTCGCTCCCACCGCCGAAGTGCCGGTGACTAATCTCTATCGCGATGAAATCCTCGCTGCAGAAGATTTGCCTATCTATCACTGCGCCTATACTCCCTGTTTTCGCCGGGAAGCTGGCAGTTATGGTAAAGATACTCGGGGACTAATTCGCCTACACCAGTTTAACAAGGTGGAGTTAGTTAAATTTGTCGCCCCGGAAACTTCGGCAGCGGAACATGAGGCCCTGGTAGCCAATGCGGAAGCCATCTTGCAAGCCTTGCAACTGCCTTATCGGGTGTTGGAATTATGCACTGGGGATTTGGGTTTTGGCGCCCAGAAGTGCTACGACTTAGAAGTTTGGCTACCTTCATCGGGCAAGTACCGGGAGATTTCTAGCTGTTCTAATTTCGGAGATTTTCAGGCTCGCCGCGCTAATATTCGGTTTAAGGAGAAGGGGAAAAAGGGGACGCAGTTCGTCCATACCCTCAATGGTTCCGGCTTAGCCGTGGGACGGACTATGGCTGCGATTTTGGAAAATTACCAGCAACCTGATGGCACGGTGCGGGTTCCGGAGGTCTTGCAGCCTTATTTAGGGCGCAGTGTGTTGTAA
- a CDS encoding CBS domain-containing protein, protein MPKSLKLSAKYGTLTLTRKIRPVTPSLLPSTVNPIQPKAMPIDKSSLYFAALESAIDSDPLMVGPETPVAEVLALMTQLRSSCPISELLPTSEAEAPPKIRSSCVLIVEGLPPGATSKGASSAPSQKPIGIFTERDIVRLTAAGQNLKNITVGEVMTRGAITITKTHNQDIFTALSLFRHHKIRHLPVLGERGEILGVITPTSIRRALQPANLISQLRYVKDVMSTQVIHTPTTTSVLDLARLMAEHRVSCVVICESADHQGKTLTKPVGIVTERDIVQFQALDLDLDKMHAEQVMSAPLFCLNPDDFLWLAHQEMQRRRVRRLVVAGNRGELLGIVSQTSLLQALEPTEMYGMIEALQRAVEDGTKELQESNTRLSLEIVERRKAEVALKTAHDDLQKKVEERTAELQKANALLQEDIKRREQVEAALRRSEAHLRKQTEQLEKALNSLKQTQSQLIQSEKMSSLGSLVAGIAHEINNPVNFIYGNISHASQYIRDILKLVKLYNKYYPEPVDIIADQIDEMDLDFMISDLPKLLESMQIGSERIRQIVLSLRNFSRLDEAEMKWVDVHEGLESTLFILQHRLQVETDGEPITVVKEYGNLPPVECYPGALNQVFMNILTNAIEALERQGTLRENSPSNAPRCITITTQLVPDRSQPEKQWVEISIADNGPGMTKTVRRKIFEPFFTTKPVGKGTGLGLSICHQIIAEKHGGQLECVSQPNQGCEFIIRIPVRQVKETGGTRGQK, encoded by the coding sequence TTGCCAAAAAGCCTGAAATTGTCGGCAAAATACGGCACCCTAACATTAACCCGGAAAATCCGCCCCGTCACCCCGTCACTTCTGCCATCCACAGTAAATCCCATCCAACCCAAAGCCATGCCCATTGACAAATCCTCCCTGTACTTTGCCGCCCTCGAATCTGCCATAGACTCAGACCCCCTGATGGTCGGACCAGAAACCCCCGTAGCAGAAGTGTTGGCACTGATGACCCAATTAAGAAGTAGCTGCCCCATCTCCGAGTTGCTCCCCACCTCAGAAGCAGAAGCGCCGCCAAAAATTAGGTCCAGTTGTGTCTTAATTGTGGAAGGCTTACCACCAGGAGCCACTAGCAAAGGCGCTTCCTCTGCCCCATCCCAAAAGCCGATCGGCATATTCACCGAGCGAGATATCGTCCGGTTGACGGCAGCGGGACAAAACCTGAAAAATATTACCGTGGGGGAAGTGATGACCCGGGGCGCCATTACCATCACCAAAACCCACAACCAGGACATTTTCACTGCCCTGTCCCTGTTTCGCCACCATAAAATTCGCCATTTACCGGTACTGGGGGAAAGAGGGGAAATTTTGGGAGTTATCACCCCCACCAGCATTCGCCGCGCCTTGCAACCGGCTAATTTAATCTCCCAGTTGCGTTATGTCAAAGATGTAATGAGTACCCAAGTGATTCACACCCCCACCACCACATCGGTGCTGGATTTGGCGAGACTCATGGCGGAGCATCGGGTGAGCTGTGTGGTGATTTGTGAAAGTGCCGACCATCAGGGAAAAACCCTGACCAAACCGGTGGGTATTGTCACGGAGCGGGATATCGTGCAGTTTCAGGCGTTGGATTTGGATTTGGACAAAATGCACGCCGAACAGGTGATGAGTGCGCCGTTATTTTGTCTCAATCCCGATGATTTCCTGTGGTTGGCTCACCAAGAAATGCAGCGGCGGCGGGTGCGGCGGTTGGTGGTAGCCGGGAACCGGGGAGAGTTGCTGGGGATTGTGTCTCAAACCAGTTTGCTGCAAGCCTTGGAACCTACGGAAATGTATGGGATGATTGAGGCGTTGCAGCGAGCGGTGGAGGACGGGACGAAAGAATTGCAGGAAAGTAATACTCGCCTTTCCCTGGAAATTGTGGAGCGCCGTAAAGCTGAGGTGGCGTTGAAAACAGCTCACGATGATTTGCAGAAGAAAGTAGAAGAACGCACGGCGGAACTGCAAAAAGCGAATGCACTCTTGCAAGAGGATATCAAGCGTCGGGAGCAAGTAGAAGCGGCCCTGCGGCGATCGGAAGCCCACTTGCGCAAGCAGACGGAACAGCTAGAAAAAGCGTTGAATTCACTAAAACAAACCCAATCCCAGCTTATTCAATCGGAAAAAATGTCCTCTTTGGGGAGTTTGGTGGCGGGAATTGCTCACGAAATTAATAATCCGGTGAATTTTATTTATGGCAATATATCTCATGCTAGTCAGTATATCAGAGATATTCTCAAGTTGGTGAAACTTTACAATAAATATTATCCAGAGCCGGTGGATATTATTGCCGACCAAATCGACGAGATGGATTTAGATTTTATGATATCAGATTTGCCCAAACTTTTGGAATCTATGCAAATTGGCTCGGAGCGCATCCGCCAAATCGTCCTATCTTTGCGCAATTTCTCTCGGTTGGATGAAGCGGAAATGAAGTGGGTAGATGTGCATGAGGGTTTGGAAAGCACATTGTTTATTCTACAGCACCGCCTGCAAGTAGAAACCGATGGGGAGCCAATTACTGTAGTGAAAGAATATGGGAATTTGCCCCCAGTGGAATGTTATCCGGGGGCGCTGAATCAGGTGTTTATGAATATTTTAACTAATGCGATCGAGGCGTTGGAACGCCAAGGGACGCTCCGGGAAAACTCCCCATCCAACGCTCCTCGCTGCATCACTATCACTACCCAACTGGTGCCGGACAGGTCCCAACCGGAGAAACAATGGGTAGAAATCAGCATCGCCGACAATGGACCAGGAATGACCAAAACCGTCCGCCGCAAAATATTTGAACCATTCTTTACGACTAAACCCGTGGGTAAGGGGACGGGTTTGGGCTTGTCTATCTGTCATCAGATTATTGCCGAAAAGCATGGCGGTCAGTTAGAGTGCGTGTCACAGCCCAACCAGGGCTGCGAATTTATCATCCGCATTCCCGTCCGCCAAGTGAAGGAGACAGGGGGGACCAGGGGACAAAAATAG
- a CDS encoding DUF2808 domain-containing protein, whose amino-acid sequence MNWLWKGSGWAAAAVLSVAVDTAAAVQLADGTVYLIQPPRLLEAVATQTAASAWGSRYYFTIQVPENSGEPLQKLAIFQHNGSDTVRFDLAATIVNQGNYNDNGPQLTLAQVSQESVPDYAGRDKRALVVTFSPPVPPGETVTIALHPKHNPQYPGVYLFGVTAFPPGDRVHPQFLGFGRLHFYSNEDWPVRFW is encoded by the coding sequence GTGAATTGGCTGTGGAAGGGGTCTGGCTGGGCTGCCGCTGCAGTATTGTCGGTTGCTGTTGATACCGCTGCGGCGGTGCAACTCGCCGATGGGACGGTTTATTTGATCCAGCCCCCCCGCTTGCTTGAAGCTGTAGCCACACAAACTGCCGCCTCTGCTTGGGGTTCGCGGTACTATTTTACTATCCAAGTGCCAGAAAATTCTGGGGAACCTCTACAGAAGTTGGCAATTTTCCAGCACAATGGCAGCGATACTGTCCGTTTTGACCTCGCCGCCACTATAGTAAACCAGGGGAACTATAACGATAATGGACCCCAGTTAACTTTAGCCCAAGTCAGCCAGGAATCTGTCCCCGACTACGCCGGAAGGGACAAACGCGCCTTAGTCGTCACCTTCTCTCCCCCCGTTCCTCCTGGTGAAACTGTGACGATCGCCCTGCACCCAAAACATAACCCTCAATATCCCGGGGTTTACCTGTTCGGCGTCACCGCTTTTCCCCCAGGGGATAGGGTTCACCCACAGTTTCTCGGTTTTGGGCGGCTGCACTTTTACAGTAATGAGGATTGGCCGGTTCGTTTTTGGTAG
- a CDS encoding peroxiredoxin, which translates to MISRRKFFTALVAGCLAVLAWCQLTPSAAALGGKLPAIGAPAPAFTLPTNTGDGTISLADYRGKWLVVYFYPADFTSGCTLEARRFQSDLPKYQGKNTEILGISADSVDSHREFCTAEGLKFPLLADTDGAVSKAYGSWISPYSQRHTFIIDPDGILRETFLGVRPAIHSAEVLQRLDELQQL; encoded by the coding sequence ATGATATCCCGGCGCAAGTTTTTCACTGCCTTAGTTGCAGGTTGTCTGGCGGTTTTGGCTTGGTGCCAACTCACCCCCTCCGCAGCGGCTCTAGGAGGCAAACTCCCAGCCATTGGTGCCCCTGCTCCCGCTTTTACCCTCCCCACTAACACCGGTGATGGTACTATCTCCCTCGCGGACTATCGGGGCAAATGGTTAGTTGTTTACTTTTATCCGGCTGATTTTACCTCTGGTTGCACTCTGGAAGCGCGGCGGTTTCAAAGTGATTTGCCAAAATATCAAGGGAAAAACACTGAAATTCTCGGCATTAGTGCGGACTCGGTGGACTCCCACAGGGAATTTTGCACGGCTGAAGGGTTGAAATTTCCTCTTTTGGCTGACACTGATGGCGCGGTGAGTAAGGCTTATGGTTCGTGGATTTCTCCTTACTCTCAGCGCCATACTTTTATTATTGACCCGGATGGGATTTTACGGGAAACTTTTCTCGGCGTTCGGCCCGCTATTCACAGTGCGGAAGTGTTGCAGCGGCTGGATGAATTGCAGCAATTGTGA
- a CDS encoding 2-phosphosulfolactate phosphatase family protein, translating to MKLFVYHTPELTPTSTVPDCAIAIDVLRATSTIATALHAGAEAVEAFSDLDKLMQVSANWPADKRLRAGERGGAQVEGYDMGNSPLDCTPEKVTGRRLFISTTNGTRALQCIQAAPVVLAAALINRDAVVRYIMGQQPATIWTVGSGWEGSFSLEDTVCAGAIFAALLKATGATAGEMAGNDEAIAALALYHQWQDDLLGLMHHASHGQRLLRLNIHEDLKYCAQTDILDVVPIQKQPGVLAKN from the coding sequence GTGAAGCTATTCGTTTACCACACTCCCGAATTAACGCCAACTTCCACAGTACCGGACTGCGCGATCGCCATTGATGTCCTGCGAGCCACCAGTACGATCGCCACTGCTCTCCACGCCGGAGCTGAAGCCGTGGAAGCCTTCAGCGACTTGGACAAATTAATGCAAGTCAGCGCCAACTGGCCCGCTGACAAACGCCTCAGAGCTGGAGAGCGCGGCGGTGCGCAAGTGGAAGGCTACGATATGGGCAACTCTCCTTTGGACTGCACCCCGGAAAAAGTGACAGGACGGCGGCTGTTTATCAGTACCACCAATGGCACGCGAGCGCTGCAGTGCATCCAAGCGGCCCCAGTGGTGCTGGCGGCGGCTTTGATTAACCGGGACGCCGTGGTGCGGTATATTATGGGGCAACAACCGGCCACAATTTGGACCGTGGGGTCTGGCTGGGAAGGCAGTTTCTCCCTAGAAGATACCGTTTGCGCTGGGGCGATATTCGCGGCGCTGCTGAAAGCTACAGGGGCAACAGCGGGGGAAATGGCGGGTAATGATGAGGCGATCGCCGCTTTGGCACTGTACCACCAGTGGCAAGATGATTTGCTCGGGTTAATGCACCACGCCAGTCACGGACAACGCCTGCTCCGTCTGAACATCCATGAAGACCTGAAATATTGCGCCCAAACCGATATCCTCGATGTGGTGCCTATCCAAAAGCAACCAGGGGTTTTAGCCAAAAACTAG
- a CDS encoding UDP-glucose/GDP-mannose dehydrogenase family protein, with the protein MRVCVIGTGYVGLVTGACLAKTGHHVICVDNNEEKVKMMKAGQSPIYEPGLSEIMQECSKAGLLEFTSDLAAGVSHGEVLFIAVGTPPLPTGESDTRYVEAVARGIGSNLEKGYKVIVNKSTVPIGSGDWVRMIVLDGVTDRQKASGNGDQTAKQLGIEFDVVSNPEFLREGSAVYDTFNPDRIVLGSSNPKALSIMQELYQPIIQRKLADDPTLPPVPVVLTDLSSAEMIKYAANAFLATKISFINEIANVCDRVGADVVQVAQGIGLDSRIGTKFLQAGIGWGGSCFPKDVSAMIHTADDYGYNAELLKAAVTVNKRQRNIAIEKLQHELKILKGKTIGLLGLTFKPDTDDMRDAPALSLIEELNRLGAKVKAYDPIVSQTGIGQGLSGVLVETDPERLADGCDALLLVTDWQQFRTLDYAKMAKLMNHQVMIDGRNFLDREALQKLGYRYVGIGR; encoded by the coding sequence ATGCGTGTTTGCGTTATTGGTACAGGTTACGTTGGCTTGGTCACAGGTGCATGTTTGGCAAAAACTGGCCACCATGTGATTTGCGTGGATAACAACGAAGAAAAGGTCAAAATGATGAAAGCCGGACAGTCCCCGATATACGAGCCGGGACTGTCGGAAATTATGCAGGAATGCAGCAAAGCGGGACTGCTGGAATTTACCAGCGATTTGGCTGCAGGGGTTAGCCACGGCGAGGTTTTATTCATCGCCGTAGGCACCCCACCCCTCCCTACTGGGGAAAGTGATACTCGCTATGTGGAAGCGGTAGCCAGGGGTATCGGTAGCAATCTGGAAAAAGGTTATAAGGTCATAGTCAATAAATCCACTGTCCCGATCGGCTCTGGGGACTGGGTGCGGATGATTGTCCTCGATGGCGTCACCGATCGGCAAAAAGCCAGCGGCAATGGGGACCAAACCGCCAAACAGCTTGGTATAGAATTCGATGTAGTGAGCAACCCGGAGTTTTTGCGCGAAGGCTCCGCCGTGTATGACACCTTTAACCCAGACCGGATTGTTTTGGGCAGCAGCAACCCCAAAGCTCTGTCCATTATGCAGGAATTGTACCAGCCGATTATTCAGCGCAAATTAGCCGATGACCCCACATTGCCACCAGTGCCCGTGGTATTGACGGATTTGAGTTCGGCGGAGATGATTAAGTATGCGGCTAATGCGTTCTTAGCCACGAAAATCAGCTTTATTAATGAAATCGCCAACGTGTGCGATCGGGTAGGCGCCGACGTGGTACAAGTAGCCCAAGGCATCGGACTCGACAGCCGCATCGGCACCAAATTCCTCCAAGCCGGTATTGGTTGGGGCGGTTCCTGCTTCCCCAAAGACGTATCCGCCATGATTCACACCGCCGATGACTACGGTTATAATGCGGAACTACTGAAAGCCGCCGTCACCGTCAACAAACGGCAGCGAAACATTGCGATCGAGAAACTGCAACACGAGCTAAAAATCCTCAAAGGCAAAACGATCGGACTGTTGGGCCTCACCTTTAAACCCGACACCGACGATATGCGTGACGCTCCCGCTCTGTCTTTGATAGAAGAGTTGAACCGTTTAGGGGCAAAAGTCAAAGCCTATGACCCGATCGTATCCCAAACCGGCATCGGTCAAGGACTCAGCGGCGTCCTCGTGGAAACCGACCCCGAACGCCTCGCCGACGGTTGCGATGCACTGCTTCTCGTCACCGACTGGCAGCAGTTCCGCACCTTAGACTACGCCAAAATGGCCAAACTGATGAACCATCAGGTAATGATTGACGGGCGCAACTTCCTAGACAGAGAAGCCCTGCAAAAACTCGGATACCGCTACGTTGGTATTGGACGTTAA
- a CDS encoding glycoside hydrolase 100 family protein produces the protein MSEHINTLAAAWQHLEASVISYENRPIGTVAAADNEVAALNYDQCFIRDFVSAALVFLIKGKPDIVRNFLLQTLKMQMKERQLDFLEPGRGLMPASFKVVNDQEQGEQYLLGDFGNHAIGRVTPVDSCFWWVFLLRAYVQATGEYSLAHQPEFQKGIRLIIELCLVARFDLYPTLLVPDGACMIDRRMGINGHPLEIQSLFYTTLRAAQELLLDNKENSYIIQAVAKRLPPLVEHIRHHYWLDLHRVNVIYRYKSEEYGEEALNQFNIYSDSIPYDQLSRWLPENGGYLAGNLGPSHLDCRFFSLGNLMAVMSSLTSEEQSQKIMNVIEARWDDLIGQMPMKISFPALRERDWQVLTGCDPKNRPWSYHNGGNWPVLLWMLAAAALKTGRGEIAKNAIEMAARRLPSDNWPEYYDGRNGRLVGREARKYQTWTISGFLLAQEIINHPEYLSLVCFEA, from the coding sequence ATGAGCGAACATATCAATACATTGGCTGCCGCTTGGCAGCACCTAGAAGCATCGGTAATTTCTTATGAAAACCGCCCGATCGGCACAGTTGCGGCGGCGGATAATGAAGTAGCAGCCCTCAATTATGACCAATGCTTTATTCGGGATTTTGTGTCGGCTGCTTTAGTATTTTTAATCAAAGGCAAACCGGATATTGTCAGAAATTTTCTGCTGCAAACCCTGAAAATGCAGATGAAAGAGCGGCAGCTAGACTTTCTCGAACCCGGGAGGGGGTTAATGCCTGCCAGCTTTAAAGTAGTGAACGACCAAGAGCAAGGAGAGCAATACTTGCTGGGGGATTTTGGCAACCATGCCATAGGCAGAGTGACCCCAGTTGATTCCTGCTTTTGGTGGGTATTCCTGCTCCGCGCCTACGTGCAAGCCACTGGGGAATATTCCTTAGCACACCAACCAGAATTTCAAAAAGGTATCCGCCTGATTATAGAATTATGTTTAGTAGCGCGGTTTGACCTCTACCCCACGCTCCTGGTTCCCGATGGTGCCTGTATGATTGACCGACGGATGGGGATTAATGGCCATCCTCTAGAAATCCAATCTCTATTTTACACCACATTGCGGGCGGCGCAGGAGCTGCTGCTTGATAATAAAGAAAATTCTTATATCATTCAAGCGGTGGCTAAACGATTGCCTCCATTGGTAGAACATATTCGTCATCACTACTGGCTAGATTTGCATCGAGTTAATGTAATTTATCGCTACAAAAGTGAAGAATATGGCGAAGAAGCACTGAATCAATTTAACATTTATTCTGATTCTATCCCCTATGACCAGTTGAGTCGGTGGCTGCCTGAAAATGGGGGTTATTTAGCGGGGAATCTGGGTCCTTCCCATTTGGATTGTCGGTTTTTTAGTTTGGGCAATTTGATGGCGGTGATGTCTTCCCTGACGAGCGAGGAACAGTCACAAAAAATTATGAATGTGATTGAGGCGCGGTGGGATGATTTAATTGGACAGATGCCGATGAAAATCTCTTTCCCAGCGTTGCGGGAAAGGGACTGGCAGGTGCTGACCGGATGCGACCCGAAAAATCGCCCTTGGTCTTATCATAATGGGGGCAATTGGCCGGTTTTGCTGTGGATGCTGGCGGCGGCGGCGCTGAAGACGGGGCGAGGAGAAATTGCGAAAAATGCGATCGAGATGGCGGCGCGCCGGTTGCCCAGTGACAACTGGCCAGAATACTATGATGGTCGGAATGGCCGTCTCGTGGGGCGGGAAGCGCGGAAGTATCAAACCTGGACGATATCGGGTTTTTTGCTGGCACAAGAAATCATCAATCATCCCGAGTATTTATCATTAGTCTGCTTCGAGGCATAA
- a CDS encoding lipid-A-disaccharide synthase-related protein: MKLLCLSNGHGEDAIALRILRQLQNQPEPPEIAVLPLVGQGLAYQKLPGVPIIGPVQSMPSGGFIYMDGQQLWRDLRSGLLQLTWQQLQTVRTYAQKGWVILAVGDILPMFMAWLSGAPYAFVGTSKSEYYLRDEAGLLPDRQWFDLLETWFGSVYLPWERWLMRRRQCKAVFIRDELTAETLRQFGIDAVCLGNSMMDDLEIDPSPVFYDPDIEQKETARPLTVALLPGSRAPEAYSNWHKIITGVLELMATMEKATVFLAAIAPGLSLSPLCQTLSEGGWVEGTPDRVGFPGISDSEALYFTRDKGMLVLSQHSFGECLRLADMAIAMAGTATEQFVGLGKPAIALRGTGPQFTPAFAEAQTRLLGPSVILAERPRDVGKIALQLLRDPDRLHLIAENGRRRMGKPGASQRIAAYLMTKFGF, encoded by the coding sequence GTGAAATTATTGTGTTTGAGCAACGGTCATGGGGAGGACGCGATCGCCCTGCGCATCTTGCGACAACTCCAGAACCAGCCCGAACCCCCAGAAATCGCCGTTTTGCCCCTAGTGGGTCAAGGACTGGCATACCAAAAACTCCCTGGCGTCCCCATCATCGGACCGGTGCAGTCCATGCCTTCTGGCGGCTTTATCTATATGGATGGTCAGCAGCTATGGCGGGACCTGCGCAGTGGCTTATTGCAGCTCACCTGGCAGCAGCTCCAAACCGTCCGCACCTACGCCCAAAAAGGCTGGGTGATTCTAGCCGTAGGAGATATTTTACCCATGTTCATGGCTTGGTTGAGCGGGGCTCCCTACGCTTTTGTGGGTACTTCCAAATCAGAATATTACCTCCGGGATGAGGCGGGGTTGCTGCCCGATCGCCAATGGTTCGACCTCCTAGAAACCTGGTTTGGTTCGGTATATTTACCCTGGGAAAGATGGTTAATGCGTCGCCGCCAGTGCAAGGCAGTTTTCATTAGAGACGAACTGACCGCCGAAACTTTAAGACAATTTGGCATCGATGCGGTTTGTTTGGGCAACTCGATGATGGATGATTTGGAAATTGACCCGTCCCCAGTATTTTATGACCCAGATATAGAACAAAAGGAAACTGCCAGACCTCTGACAGTGGCGCTGCTTCCGGGTTCTCGGGCGCCGGAGGCTTATAGTAATTGGCACAAAATTATAACTGGGGTTTTGGAGCTGATGGCCACAATGGAAAAAGCCACGGTGTTTTTAGCGGCTATTGCCCCTGGTTTGAGCTTGTCGCCTTTGTGTCAGACTTTGAGTGAGGGGGGGTGGGTTGAGGGAACCCCTGACCGGGTGGGGTTTCCAGGGATTTCTGACTCTGAGGCGTTGTATTTTACTAGGGATAAAGGGATGCTGGTTTTAAGCCAGCATAGTTTTGGGGAATGTCTGCGGTTGGCGGATATGGCGATCGCGATGGCGGGGACGGCGACGGAGCAGTTTGTCGGTTTGGGGAAACCGGCGATCGCTCTGCGTGGCACCGGTCCCCAGTTTACCCCAGCTTTTGCCGAAGCCCAAACCCGCTTGCTCGGTCCGTCGGTCATTTTGGCAGAACGCCCCCGGGATGTGGGCAAAATTGCCCTTCAGCTCTTGCGAGACCCCGATCGACTCCACCTCATCGCCGAAAATGGCAGGCGACGGATGGGGAAACCGGGAGCCTCCCAGCGCATTGCCGCATATTTGATGACCAAATTCGGTTTCTAA
- a CDS encoding 2TM domain-containing protein, translating into MPEESYTQDDVQQILQLAIARQSPDGGEFSRPQLLEMASELGISPENLQIAEQQWLSRQGEFKERQLFDDYRRTTLKQNFIRYIIVNSFLILLNLVIFKSADLSLSIALLWGLGLALKAWQTYETNEEKYQQAFQKWRLRKQIGQSITTAVDKLINPR; encoded by the coding sequence ATGCCGGAAGAATCTTACACTCAAGACGATGTGCAGCAAATTTTGCAACTGGCGATCGCCCGCCAGTCCCCCGACGGTGGGGAATTCTCCCGCCCCCAACTCCTGGAAATGGCTTCTGAACTAGGCATTTCCCCAGAAAATCTCCAAATCGCCGAGCAGCAGTGGCTCTCTCGTCAAGGCGAATTTAAAGAGCGTCAGCTCTTCGACGACTACCGCCGCACCACCCTAAAGCAAAACTTTATCAGATATATCATCGTCAACTCTTTTTTAATTCTGTTAAACCTCGTCATCTTTAAATCTGCCGATTTATCCCTCTCGATCGCCCTGCTCTGGGGGCTTGGTCTCGCCCTCAAGGCTTGGCAAACCTATGAAACCAACGAGGAGAAATATCAGCAAGCATTTCAAAAATGGCGGTTGCGCAAACAAATTGGCCAATCTATCACCACCGCTGTGGATAAATTAATCAATCCGCGTTAA